Part of the Polyangium spumosum genome is shown below.
TCACCAGGTTTGCCAGCGTACGCTCCGACAAACCCATTCAGGAGGTACGGTCCCATCGAGCCCGGCGGCCAGCCGCGGCGGCGTTGGTAGCTCAGACCACGATGCCGACGACGTGGCCACGTCGTCGGAACGGGTGGCCACGTCGTCGGAACAGGTGGCTACGTGCTGCCGGAATCGGTGGCTACGTGCTGCCGGAACGGGTGGCTACGTGCTGCCGGAATCGGTGGCCACGTGGGTCCGGAATACGCAGGTTGCGGAAGAGTGGGGCCGCGGTGCGGGTGGCAGGAGCACGGAAGCGCTTCGTTTTGCTTGCATTTCGGTCACGCATGAAGGACGATTGAGACGTCGTGCCCCGTCCCTCCATTGGCCGCATCGTCACACGGGATTACCTGTCGTTCCTTCTTCTGTACATTGCGGGTGTTCCCTGGGGTTTGCTCATCATCGGATTGGTGTATGGGGTGGTGACTGGCCGTGATGTCCAGTTCCCCTGGGATCTACTGGCCGCAGCCGTTTTCGTGACGGCCATCGTGGCGCGGATGCTTCACCGTCGATGCCGGCGGATTTCTCGACTGTTCGAACAGGGCCTCGCCGTGGAGGGGCGCGTCGTGGACTCGACCTACCGCAGCGGACGCCGTCTGACGAGTCGCTATTCCGTGAACGTCTCGTTCGTGCTGAACGGGAGCGAGCACGTCGCGTGGATCATGTTGCCGTGGTACGTCGGGCAGCCGCAGAAGGGGCGCCCGGTGACGGTCCTCGTGCATCCCGAGAATCCGCAGGAGGTCATCGTGGCCGACGTGTTCGGCGGGTGAACTGCAGCTCCGCCATTACTGACAAACCCGCACGACCCGCGCCTGCATATCCCAGGTATGCTGCTGCTGGAAGTTATCGGTGTGGATCACCTGGGCCTCGATCCCGAAATCAACCACTCCGTTCGGCTGAATTTCGAAGGTATTCACCTGGAGGTTCTGGATCGTGATAACCTTGTTCGGCCCTGCGAGAGACTTCACCTCACCGCTCCCCAGCAACGCGAACCGGATCACCTCGAACCCCTGCTGCCACACGACGTCGGCCCAGGGGGCGCCGAACGTCGCGGTCTCGGCGTAACAGCCGTACACCGTCCAGCCGCCGCTGCATTTGCAGCCCTTGCAATCTTCGACGACCTGGCCGTCGACCACGCGATGAGCGAACCGCTGACCCATCGGGCCGCACGGGACACACACGGCCTCGGTCCCCATATCCGCCTCGCACACCTCAGCGTAATCGCACGTCTTGGTCGCGACGAAGTCCCACCCGGTACCCGGGTTGAAGCAGTTGTAGCCTGCAATCTGGCGGAACGACTGCTTGTCGATCTCGGTATCCGTCTTGTATTTGCAGGCTGCGACCTGATCCTCGCAGCCGCCCGAGCCACCACCGCCGCCGACACCACCACCGCCGCCGACACCACCACCGCCGCCGATACCACCATCACCGCCGATACCACCATTACCCCCGACACCGCTGGCCCCTTGGCCACCGCTGCCGCCGGTCCCTGGACCGCCGCCGCCCATCCCCGGGCCGCTGCTGCTCACGCTGCTCCCCGTCCCGCCTGCGCCACCGGGGTCCGCGCCACCCGATCCCCCGCCCGATCCCGAGCCGGATCCCTCGTCCGAACCGCATGCTGCCGCGGAGAGGGCGAAAAACGTCGTGAAGAAAATACGAGGAAACGAAGAACGAACGAAGGTCATCCTGGTGCTCACGATCGGATCCGAGCACAGAGGCCGCCGTGAGCGCAAGCGGAGTGCGTTGATTCTCTCGGCCGGGCCGAGGGCCGCGGCCTTCGCCGCGGGACGTCGATGCATGGCTGCTCGCGTTCGTTGATCACCTGACGGTTCGCCCGGGTTATACGAGCGACATGATCGACCTCGCGAAGCTCGCCGCCATCCCCGATCCTCCTTCCATCCGGACCGCCGCCGTCGAGCGCGCGATTGCCGATTCTGTCGCGTACCTCGGCTCCGATGCCGCGCAGCAGAGCCTCGAGCTCGATCCGTACTGGCCCAAGTGGCACTCGCCTTGGTGGCACATGCTGCTGCTCCACGAGCTTGGCGAGGCGCGCCAGATCCCCGAAAGCGCAGCGGCCTCGATGGTCGCAGGCCTCGACCGCCTGCTCCACATCTTCCCGATCCACCCCGACGACGCTCCGGGCGCCGATGTGCACCGCGACATCGCGTGCCACTGCGCGCTCGGCACGATGTCCTCCGTGCTCGCGGCCACTGGCATCGACGTCGATCGCGCGCTGCCCTGGATCAAGCCGTGGTTCGTGCGCTACCAGATAGCCGACGGCGGCCTCAACTGCGATGATGCCGCCTACCGCCAGACCGCCGAATGCCCGAGCTCGATGGTCGCCACCGTCGCGCCGCTCGAAGCGATGTTGCTCGGCGAGGCGTGGTCGAACGAGCAGCGCGCGTTCGTCGATCGTGCCGCGCGCTTCCTGATCGATCGCGCGCTCGTTCGCGGCTCGCAAACCGTGCACAACGCCGAGGAGCGCAGCGCCGAGGCCGGCTGGCGCGCGCTCGCGTTCCCGCGCTTTTACTTCTACGACGTGCTGCGTGGTCTCGCGGCGCTCGTGCGCTGGGCCGAGACGACCGAGCAGTCGCTCCCGCACGCCGCGATTGCGACCGTCGTCGAGGCCCTCGTCGAGCGCTGGCCCGATGGCGTCGTGCGCGTCGAACGGAAGGCCCATGCCGGGCGCTCGACGATCCTCCCGACCGTCGATCGTTCGCCCAGCCCGCGCGCGCCGGCGTCCACGTTCCCGCTGCTCGAGGCGGTCAGCATCATCGGCGAGCCGTCCGAGGCGCTGACGCGGCAATGGTCCGCGGCCCGCGCCGGGGTGCTCCGGCTGTCGCGCGCAGGACGGCTCATCGTCGCGTAGATCGACCCGGAACCGTCGGGGCATTGGCTGCGCGTCCCCCTGCGCGTGTTCGGATTCGCGCCTCGATTGGCGACGTTCATGAAACGCGCCCGGTTCGCGGCACGCGCAGGGCATCACCGCGCGCTTTTCCCAGCGGTACGGATGGGTTATCCTCGGCCACCGCCATGGTGAAACGAGACTTCGATGCCGCCGGCCCGGAAGCCATGCGGACAGGGGACGGCTCTCTGGAATCACGCCCCGACGTCGCCCTCGACGACATCGAGGCTCCGGTCGCTTCCGCCGCCGTGACGCTCCTCTCCGGCCGCCGCTACGAGCTCGAGGCCGGCGCCGAGCGCGACCAGCTCACCATCCGCAGCAGCGGCGGCGAGGTCGTGCTTCGCGTCGAGGTCACGGACCGCGGTCCCGTCCTGTCGTTCTCCGGGGCCGAGGTCGAGCTGTCCGCCGCGCGTTCCCTTCGCCTCGCGGCCCGGGACGTATCGATCGCGGCCGAGCGCGACGTCGAGCTCGTTGCAGGCGGGTCGCTGCGCGAAAGCGCCGCCGGGCACCATCACGTCCGAGCAGGTGGTGATGCTCGCGTGGAGGGTGCGAGCGTCGAATTGCAGGCAAATCGCGACCGCGTGGGTGTACGGGCCATGCGCGCGATCAAGCTCGATGGGGAGCATATCGGATTGAATGACGATCCACTTCCGCAACCGTTCGGTTGGTCGCAGATCGCCGGTGGGCCTGGCGAGGAGGGTGAGACGTGAGCGCGGAAGAGGCGATCCTCCCGTTCGAGCGCTGGGCGGATATTTCGGCGAGGCTGCTTCGCCGCAGTCCCGAGGAGCGACTCGATATCCTGGAAGAGCTCGAGATCGATCCGGCCGATTGGAGCAAGAACGAACTGCACTGGGCGATGGCGCTCTCCCGCGACGCGGACGTGGACCGGCAAGACCGGATGGAGCTCTACGCTGCGAAGTGCCTGGCCGAAATGAATCGGCGGCGCGAGCAGAAGGCGCAGGATGTCGCCGATGGCTCTGTAGCGCCAAGCCCGCAGATCGAGTCCACTGTGCCATCCCGGGAGCCCATTGCGGTGCCTCCCGTGGCATCCGTGCAGCCACCTCCGGCTCCCGAGTCGCCCCCGGAGGCGCCCGTCCTCGTGTTGCCGAAGCCCGCTTCAGCGCTGGGCACCACGATGCCCGCCGTGATGTCCCTTCCGGGAAAGCCGCTCCCGTTCGGTAAGCAGTCCTCCAGCGAGTTTCTGGACGCTTTGCAGGCGCCGCAATCGACCCCCGCAGCAGAGCCGATCGGCGACACGCAACCCTTGCCCATTGTCGAGGATGCCGTGCAGGACGCGCCGGTGGATCTGGGGACAACAGGACCGATCAAGCTGCCAGCGACACACGATCTTCCACTTCCTTTTAGCGATCGACCCGCGCCGGGGTTCGTCGAGGCCTTGCAAGCGCCGCGTGCCCCTGCGCCGAGGACTGGCATCACAGACGCCACACTGCCATTGCAGATGGACCTCATGGCACAGGCGAGGGCCGCCATGCCGTTCCTCGAGCCTTCCTCGATGGTCGATGGTCCCCGGCTCACCCTGGATGCCTACGCCTCGCTTTGTGCGGAGCTTGCGGTGGCTCCGGAGAATCGAGCGGAGATATTTCGCCGTTACAGCATCCGTGGCGATGCCGCGTGGCGAGCCGTGGACCAGGAGTGGCGTGTGCGTCTCACCGAGCGCCCGGAGATTCAGCGGGAGTGGCAGGGAAAGTACGACCGGTTCAGGGAGTGGTTGCTCCTGCAGAAAACTTGAGAAGCTCGCTCACCTCGTCAGGTATATCGGCGATAGCATGCTTTTACGGATGATCCTCAGCTTGGTGCGCTGATCGCCGCAGCCCCAGCCCCGACACCCTCCGGCCTCCCGCCAGCATTCGTCGTGATAGGGCGAGCCACAGCGGCCGCACTGGCTACCTGCATCCGACTCGCCACATGCCCGACATGCACCAGCGACGGCGGCGATGGGGAGCTGGTCGATCCAATGCATGAAACTGTCGATGAGGAGCAACGCCCGCACGAGGTGCTCCTCGTCGGTCTCGCGACACCTCGACACTTCGAATCGGACCATGTACCCACCGGCCCACAACCTGAGCGGATTGCCCATCCTGAACGACGCTTCGGCAATCTGGGCCTCGAACTGCTTCATCAGGGCCAGGATCTCCTCGCTCAGCAGCGCCACGACGTCAGGGGATCCTTCCGTGACCAAAGCGTCGACGCCCTGACTCCCGGCTGCTCGATGCACGAGATCGTGCATCCGTCGCGCCTCGACGCATACGCCCGGGATGGGGCGCATCGTGAGGCCCACGAAATGAATGTCCCTGATGTCCCCGAGCGGCCCCATGGTCAGACGAAGCATTCCCCCCCAGCCGGGCTTGTCGAACTCGAGGCAGTAGATCCGGGCGAAGGCGCTACGCCAGGCAACCCGAAATCCATAGGACTCTCCCAGTTTGGATAACATCCTGTCACGCTTCGCGTGGGCGCGGCCGATCGCGAAAGCCACCAACAGCATGACAGCAGTGACGAGGAGCGCAGTTTCGATCTTGTCGATGATCCGGTGCATACGGGTCCCTGCTCAGCGTGTCCAGAGCGTGGCGTGTCGCATCGTCTCGACCATCTCTCGTGGATAAGGCATCGCGACCTCCAGTGTCCCTGCCCAGGTGAGCGTGACGAGATCCATTTCGGGCTCGATGAGCACGGTTTGCAGGCTAGGCTCGAGCTCGCGGGGGTTCACGCCAGGCGGTTCGAGCACCATCTGCGGTCGGTCTGCCGGGAGCTCGAACGAGAGCGCCTCATGCCTTGGATGCAGCCGATGGAGCTCCACGCGTTCGTTACCTCTCAAGCGAACCGTGGCGAGTCCCGCCGGCGCACAGTTGAAGGCACGAGGGTCGACCGTGCCGTCCCACGTCACCATGCGCTGAAGAATTTCATCGAGCCCCAGAACCCCGAGCCTTGCTTCATGAAGCTCTCGCTTCGGGCGATCGAATGTCGCCGGGATGAAGAACACGGCGCGCGGGAACGTGAACTGATCAATGGGCTCGAAGCAGGCGGCGGCTGGGCAGTCCATCCATGCCCGCATCGTGGGGGCGCACAGCCGATCGGGGACAATCGGATCGAGGGGATCCTCGATGCTGGGCATGGCGCTGCCTTCCATTCGTTCCCGATCGACGTCGATGAAGAACCCTCGCCCCGCGGGGTTGCGCGGGTACGCGAGCATTCCCACGGTCGACGCGCCCGGGCTGTTCTTGGCGAGCGCCTCTGCGTGTTCGTCCCTACCGCCGTATGCATGATCCCAGATGAGCGGGAGCGCGTCGCGCGGCACCGGCGCTGACGCAAGGAGAGCGCCTCCCCTGCCGAGTTGAATGGTTCGATCGCCCCAGACGCGGAGCGTCCTCGCAATGGGGCCGACGCGAAGTGCCACCTGGAAGCTCGGGACACGACCCTGGTGGGAGTACGCGGTCCCTCGAAGGAGGACGTCCGTGGCAGGCTTGATGCCCGCGAAGAAATCGACGTCCTCGACGAGGCGATGGGCGTTCGTCACCGAGGAGCGAATGTACCGCGGCGCCTCGACCAGCGTTGCAGTCTGCGGAACTGGCTCGGCACACTTGCCATTGCGAATCGCGTAGCTCCGCTTGGCCGTGATGCAAAGGTAGCTCTTGCCATCGTACGCGCGGAACGTGCTGACGGTCGACATGGGCTCAGCCCTTTTGCTGGGCCTCGACCCAGTCATGAACTTCCTTGGCCACGGGCTCCATGAGCTTTTTCACGATTTGCTCCGTGATGAACTCGATGATCGAAATCGGAATGGATTCGAGCGGCCCTCCGATGCCTCCAAGCCGTGCGCCAACGATTTCGCCAAGCCGGGGAGCGAGAAACCCAAGCGAAACCCACTTCACCGCGCCCGACGCCAGATCGGCGAGTGTGGGAGACGTCTTCACGGAGGTGACAGAGAGGACGTATCCTGTGGGTTGATCACCTTTCTCCCAGCAATTGAAATTCAGCCCGAGCGCACCGAACATGCATGCCGCCAGTGGGTTGCCCTGGCCGGTGACGCTTCCGATCGCGAGCATGGGCTCACTGCCGGAGGGACCCAGGATCTTGGCGTATTGAGGAACCTGGAGCAGGCCCATCTCGGCAAACAAGTGCACGTGCGGCACG
Proteins encoded:
- a CDS encoding DUF2169 family type VI secretion system accessory protein, translating into MSTVSTFRAYDGKSYLCITAKRSYAIRNGKCAEPVPQTATLVEAPRYIRSSVTNAHRLVEDVDFFAGIKPATDVLLRGTAYSHQGRVPSFQVALRVGPIARTLRVWGDRTIQLGRGGALLASAPVPRDALPLIWDHAYGGRDEHAEALAKNSPGASTVGMLAYPRNPAGRGFFIDVDRERMEGSAMPSIEDPLDPIVPDRLCAPTMRAWMDCPAAACFEPIDQFTFPRAVFFIPATFDRPKRELHEARLGVLGLDEILQRMVTWDGTVDPRAFNCAPAGLATVRLRGNERVELHRLHPRHEALSFELPADRPQMVLEPPGVNPRELEPSLQTVLIEPEMDLVTLTWAGTLEVAMPYPREMVETMRHATLWTR
- a CDS encoding DUF3592 domain-containing protein produces the protein MPRPSIGRIVTRDYLSFLLLYIAGVPWGLLIIGLVYGVVTGRDVQFPWDLLAAAVFVTAIVARMLHRRCRRISRLFEQGLAVEGRVVDSTYRSGRRLTSRYSVNVSFVLNGSEHVAWIMLPWYVGQPQKGRPVTVLVHPENPQEVIVADVFGG